The nucleotide sequence CCTTCCTGAATATTTATCGTTATGACCTGGAAGCGAATGAAGAGAGTATCGTTGTTGAAGGGGAAGGAGCAGCTTGCTTCTTAGTTGCTGTTGATGAAGATGAGAATAATTTTGCCTATGTGAAACAATATGCGAATACATACGCTCCTGGATTTTTGTATCAGCATGGAAAGTCATACTCCCTGACTCCGGAAACAGATGAGCAATTTACGGTTGGTGAAGGAGTTTTTGTTGGGAACGAGTATTATTTTGTTACTACTTTTGGTGAGGACTTCGATTACCTTGCGAAATTTAATCTTGAAACATATGAATTCACAAAGGTACTTTCGATTGAAAAAGAAGAGTTCGGCCCTGTTCGCTATGACAAGAGTACAAATAGCCTTTATTTTGTTACTTCAAAGGGCGTGAATGATTATTTATATCAATATGATTTAGCTGCCGGAACATATAAAAACATGAATTTACCTGCTTCTATTATTCAAGGTGGAACTGTCGCAAAAAGCGGGAATGTATACATTTTAGCCGGATCAGCGACTAAGCCTAATAATGTTTTTATGATGGAAGCTGGAAGTGACGAATGGAAGCAGCTGACGAACCTTGCTGTTCCTGGTGTGAAGGAAGAGGAGCTTGTCCAACCTGATGTCCTGACATACCCTTCTTATGATGGCATGATGATGGAAGCTTTATTTTTCAAAGCTAAGGAAGATGTGAGTAATGGTCATGTCATCCATTGGCCGCATGGGGGACCGCAGGCGGCCGAACGAAAGTTTTTCCGTGCAATGTTCCAATCCCTCGTAAACAGAGGGTACAGCATTTTTGCGCCGAATTTCCGGGGATCAACTGGTTACGGGCTGGAGTTTACGAAAATGGTTGAGGGTAACTGGGGTGAAGGGCCTCGTCTTGATAATATTGCTGGACTCGAATACCTTTACGAAAATGGATTGGCTGACAGGGATAAAACATTATTGATGGGTGGTAGCTTTGGCGGGTATATGGCACTGCTATTGCATGGCCGTCATCCTGAATACTTCAAGGCAGTCGTCGATATTTTCGGACCATCGAATCTATTCTCATTCATTGAATCCGTACCCGAGCACTGGAAACCAATTATGAATCAGTGGGTAGGCGATCCGGTCAAGGACTTCGATAAGCTGACAGAGTTTTCGCCAATCACGTATTTAGACAATATGACGAAACCCATGCTGATCATCCAGGGTGCAAACGATCCGCGTGTTGTGAAGCAGGAATCAGATCAAATCGTCAAAGCTCTTCGGGATAAAGGGCGTGATGTGAAATACCTGGTACTTGAAGATGAAGGCCACGGCTTCTCAAAAAAGGAAAACGAGATTCTTGTGAACCGTACGATTCTTGAATTCTTTGATCAATTTGTTGAAGCGAAGGTATTAGCAGAGTAAATTGAAGCTTCGTTAGTAAAAAAACTCCCCTCCTGCAGGAAAGATTTCCTGCAGGAGGGGAGTTTTTGTTTTATATAGCCCATGAAAAGATTGCATAAAGAATGACCAAAGAAAATTAAGAGTTTTTTTGTTGAATTTTCATATTCAAAATAGTTTGCGCTAGTATAAATAAGCTTGGGTACCAATACTTTTTTTGTTTTAGGATATCCTTGTTATTTTATTCTTAGCTAAAAGTTGCTCTAAATCATAGTCCATAGAAAAAATGGAACTTTGCTTCAATGTGTTTATAAAAAGATCTTTTACCTTTTCAGATGAAACTCTTAAGTTTTCAACTGTTACCTCTCCTGAATATGTAGAAAGGTATGCTTTTATAAAAGAAGGGTTAAGAGTTTCATAACCTTTAAACTGATGAAGTTTTTTGTCCTCATTTAATGCTTGTACGATAAGGGTATAGTCTCTCATATCTTCGAGCATTTTTAGTGCATAGATTAAGTTGTTTCGCTTCAATTCTTTCTCTAATGCTAAAGCGCAATAAACAAACTCAAATGCCACGTCAATTCCTACATTATACTTAACCGGTTTGTTTTCGAAGATTTCTTTTTCAGTTTCCATCTTCTCGGTTACAAACCCAGTTTTATCAACAATGACTTTCCATAACGGCGATTTTACTGATAAAAATTCTCTTGGGACAATAGAAACATTGAATTCCAGTCCATTTTGCATGATGGCAATCAAAAGAAAAATGTCTTTGCTGAATGCTTTTTCTTTGATGTAGCTTGGATTAAAATCACTTAGGGTTTCACGAACAAAATCTCTTATTTTTTCAGCATCTTCGATTTTAAAGGTAGCAACCATTAAGTCAATATCAGAGTGTTCATCTTTATAACCAATTACTCCAGATCCTAATTGAATGATTCCTTCCACTAAATCGGAAGACTTGATTTCTCTTATGGCTTTTTCAAAATAAGTGTTTCTTTCTTCGGAAGTATACATATTTGAACTCTCCTAAATTGATTATTTTTAACATCTTAGCATAAAATGACAATTAACTTTGGTTTTTTTATGGAAAAAGGAGGAAGGGGATTTCATGATTAAGATGATGTGAGATAGGGAAAATACATTCTGGTATGAACAAAGGAGGTATTTTCAATGGCAAAAGTTTTAGCAGTATTATCAAGTGGTTATAAGGATGAAGAAAACAATTATGAAACAGGCTGGTGGGGAGAGGAATTATTCGCACCGATGCAGCTCCTTGAACAGGCTGGCCATCAAGTTGATTTGGCATCGCCGCTTGGAGGCAAGCCGGTTATCGATAAAATGAGCATTAGTGAAGAATACGATCCGAAAGGTACTTATAAAGAGCTTTATGAGTCCGGAAAAGCGGATGATACGATGGAGCTTTCTGATGTAAATCCTGACGAATACGATGTCGTGCTCATTGTTGGCGGGCATGGTGCAATGTATGACCTGGCGAAGGATCAGGATTTGCATACGATCATGAACAAAATTTACGATGGAGGCGGAATTGTCGCAGCGGAATGCCATGGTCCTGCACCGCTGGTGTTTGCGAAGCGTCCAAATGGTGAAAGCTTTATTGCTGGTAAAAAAGTGACAGGTTATCCAGATGAAATGGAGCCAGAAGGTTTGTTAGATATCCTGCCGTTCAGCCTGGAGCAGGAAATGAGAAAGATCAGCAATTATGAGCAGGGAAATCTAGAAAAAACAGGACATGCTGTATGGGCAGACGAGCAGCTTGTTACAAGCCGCGATCCATTTTCATCTAAGTTGATGGGAGAAGAGTTGGTTAAGGCGTTGGAGAAAAAGGGGAAGAATTAAGTGATCTGAAAATGCTCAACTAGGAAACAAAAAACTCTATTAGACGATTAAAAACAACAGGGTGTCCCAAGTTATTTTTTGGGCCACCCTTATTACTACAATCTATAAGCACCTTCACATGTATTAGCAATTGGTTCATAATAACAGTGTTGTTTATATTGCCCAGTAAAAGGTTGATTGTACCAGGTAGGTGGACAGGGAGCATATGGATTAAAGTACCAAAGAGCATACTTGGAAGGGTGTTGCCACCAATAATCCAAGGTTTGTTTTGCTAATTTTTTTTCTGCACTTCTTGCCCGGTTATAAAAAACATTGCCCTTTTGAACTGCTTCAAATGAATAATTTCCTCCTTGAATTTGAAAAATCACGTCTCTTATAGACCTTAAATCTTTAAAATCCAGACAATTCGCTTTAAGTCGATTTACAACTACATTACCAACCATTAGCATTCCCAGCGGACCTTCCCCTTCAGCCTCTGCCCTCATCATCCTGGCAACTAGTGCAACGTCACTGTCTGTATATTTTACCCTTGGCATTTTTATCACCTCTAAGAAAATTGTATTAAAAACAGCTTGTAAAAATGTTAACAGGTTCGCAACAGGGAGAAATAACGAGAAAGATCGTTGAGAATAAGGGGTAGATGATTTCCGTTCTAACAATGAGTTTCAACCAAACGACGCCAAAACACTGGAAAACTGGAGATTCGGCTACAACAGGAGACAAGCTGTGCCTTAATTCAAGGGAAATAGAAATTTAAGTCGTAATAAGAGCCAGGCTGTGACCGAAATCGGAGAGAAAGTGGAAGTACGGTCGCAACACGAACCATGCTGCGACCGAAATCGCAGGAATCGTAGGAATTCGGTGGGAACACGTACCATGCATTGGCCGAAGTGTAAGAGAATCACGAATCACGGGCACATATTCCAAAAACATGTGGCAGTATAGGAGATTAAGCTCTTCTATTCAATCCCTTCATCCTTTAAAAGCGCCGAATTGGCGGATGTGTTCAAGCTTTGGGTCGACGCCCACAGGTTTCCGAGGAATCTTGGCATCATCTGCTGGGATGGCAGGACACCGTACCTTGAGAAATAGACAAAGAGCTTCAAATAAGTACGAGCATTCCCTGGTAGATGAATTTCTTTTGCATAATGCTCGTTTTCTGTCACTGTTGCAAAGGATCGGGTCTCGAAGCCTGAAATAAAGCGAGTTTTCTCGCCCTTGTACTCATTATCGATGAAATAGATTTTCTTAATGATCGTTGGGTCGTCAGTGCCATCGTAATTGGCCAGCCGTGCATGATTAAAAGCTGAAACAGAATCTAGCTTAGGAACAAGGGAAAGCACATGGCCGTATGCTTTATCATGCCCTTCATAAAATGGTTTAATATCCAAATTGTCCATTAAATCAATCAGCTTTAGCTTTTCTTCTTTTAAATAAGGAGGACGAAAAATCTGCCTCGTAAGCTTCAATTCATCAAGCGAGTTACACTCAATTGAAGTGAAGAAGTACCACTGGCCGTTATCATCGAGGCTAATATCATAGGATTGCCCGTCCTTTTCCAATATGTAATCCTTAAAGCGATCCTCTTTATCAAATGTGAAATCCCGCTCCGA is from Mesobacillus boroniphilus and encodes:
- a CDS encoding aminoglycoside 6-adenylyltransferase: MYTSEERNTYFEKAIREIKSSDLVEGIIQLGSGVIGYKDEHSDIDLMVATFKIEDAEKIRDFVRETLSDFNPSYIKEKAFSKDIFLLIAIMQNGLEFNVSIVPREFLSVKSPLWKVIVDKTGFVTEKMETEKEIFENKPVKYNVGIDVAFEFVYCALALEKELKRNNLIYALKMLEDMRDYTLIVQALNEDKKLHQFKGYETLNPSFIKAYLSTYSGEVTVENLRVSSEKVKDLFINTLKQSSIFSMDYDLEQLLAKNKITRIS
- a CDS encoding S9 family peptidase, coding for MIQFKKSDVENFYRTFNIQAFTVSPDEKQLVISTNLSGKYNLWAMDLPNQYPYPLTFVDQACQALRYSHDGSFMVVGFDNDGDENGQLYALPPAGGELVPLRTAEGHRHMHPLLSKDDQRLFYTSTKGNETFLNIYRYDLEANEESIVVEGEGAACFLVAVDEDENNFAYVKQYANTYAPGFLYQHGKSYSLTPETDEQFTVGEGVFVGNEYYFVTTFGEDFDYLAKFNLETYEFTKVLSIEKEEFGPVRYDKSTNSLYFVTSKGVNDYLYQYDLAAGTYKNMNLPASIIQGGTVAKSGNVYILAGSATKPNNVFMMEAGSDEWKQLTNLAVPGVKEEELVQPDVLTYPSYDGMMMEALFFKAKEDVSNGHVIHWPHGGPQAAERKFFRAMFQSLVNRGYSIFAPNFRGSTGYGLEFTKMVEGNWGEGPRLDNIAGLEYLYENGLADRDKTLLMGGSFGGYMALLLHGRHPEYFKAVVDIFGPSNLFSFIESVPEHWKPIMNQWVGDPVKDFDKLTEFSPITYLDNMTKPMLIIQGANDPRVVKQESDQIVKALRDKGRDVKYLVLEDEGHGFSKKENEILVNRTILEFFDQFVEAKVLAE
- a CDS encoding type 1 glutamine amidotransferase domain-containing protein; translated protein: MAKVLAVLSSGYKDEENNYETGWWGEELFAPMQLLEQAGHQVDLASPLGGKPVIDKMSISEEYDPKGTYKELYESGKADDTMELSDVNPDEYDVVLIVGGHGAMYDLAKDQDLHTIMNKIYDGGGIVAAECHGPAPLVFAKRPNGESFIAGKKVTGYPDEMEPEGLLDILPFSLEQEMRKISNYEQGNLEKTGHAVWADEQLVTSRDPFSSKLMGEELVKALEKKGKN
- a CDS encoding cell wall hydrolase, with amino-acid sequence MPRVKYTDSDVALVARMMRAEAEGEGPLGMLMVGNVVVNRLKANCLDFKDLRSIRDVIFQIQGGNYSFEAVQKGNVFYNRARSAEKKLAKQTLDYWWQHPSKYALWYFNPYAPCPPTWYNQPFTGQYKQHCYYEPIANTCEGAYRL